A window from Triticum aestivum cultivar Chinese Spring chromosome 6D, IWGSC CS RefSeq v2.1, whole genome shotgun sequence encodes these proteins:
- the LOC123145841 gene encoding cold shock protein CS66-like — translation MEHQGHGTGEKKGIMENIKEKLPGGQGDHQQTAGPHAQQGHTGMTGTEMHDTTATGGTHGQQGHTGTTGTGAHGTGEKKSLMDKVKEKLPGQH, via the coding sequence ATGGAGCACCAGGGACACGGCACCGGCGAGAAGAAGGGCATCATGGAGAACATCAAGGAAAAGCTCCCCGGTGGCCAAGGTGACCACCAGCAGACCGCTGGCCCCCACGCGCAGCAGGGACACACTGGAATGACCGGCACGGAGATGCATGACACCACGGCCACCGGCGGCACCCATGGGCAGCAGGGGCATACCGGAACGACTGGCACTGGGGCACACGGCACCGGCGAGAAGAAGAGTCTCatggacaaggtgaaggagaagCTGCCTGGACAGCACTAA